The Leptospira paudalimensis region TTTTAGTTTAAATTTTGATAATGTCGGCTAACGAACTAGGGGAGACGACGTTCCCTGACCCTGAGTCCCGGAACGGGACGTTAGGGACTGGCACGGAGTTTGCGGATGCAAACGAGTGACAGAAAGGGAATGTGTCGTAGACCAAGCGAGGCCGTAGTGCCGAAGCGCAGCGTTTCCCCGCTGTTATGCGAAGTGCACTATGTATACAAGTATTTTTTTAATAAATTTAAGATTCCATAGATTAAAATTATTATTGTACTAAATAAAAAGGAGTAAATTAGATTTTCTTTTTTAAATACGAATTTAGTAATAATAAAAAATAGACCAGTTATAATTCCTATTGGATAAAGTTGAATAAATGGAACTATCGTATAGATTATTAGAGAATTACCTTCCAGATATAGAAGTAGAGAGGATAAGGTAACGGCAGAAAAAGACAATGCAAATCCAACCCATATTAAAAGTTGTTCTTTTGAAGTTAATTCTGCATTTTCATTCTCGTCATGTTTACTCTTTATCTCAGTAATTTCATCCGTGGTTAAAACAAAAGTTCTCGCAAGTATATCGCCGATTCTACGTCTATTTCGAGAGAATAAATATACAATACCTGCGGGTATCCCACCAAGGAAGACAGGATTATTTTCAAAAATTCGTAAGAGAGTTCTGATACTTGCAGGAATAACTCCTGGAGGTTTAAGATTTGAATCTACAATTCTTAATTTAAAAAGAAATTTTCCTGGTGTATAACCAAGTAATCCTTCTAAAACTGGAAAATATAATATAATTATGAGTAATAATATTGGAGATATTATTTCATAAAGTTTTTTTCCAATCAACAACTGTGTAAAATACATTATGCCAAATATAAATAGAAAATCAATCCAATTGGATGCCCATCTTCTAATCAAAATATTGACCTTTGGTGAATTTTCAACATTCATTAAATTTCTCCTAAAATTTATTTTAGTGCATTTCGCATAACGAACTAGACTAACCGACGTAGGCTGACCCTGAGTCCCGAACGGGACGTTAGGGACTGGCCACGACACTTGCGCAGGCAAGGGGAGTGCCAGAAGCCTATGTGTCGCAGACCGAGCGAGGGCGCAAGTCCCGAAGCGAAGCGGTTAGTCGCTGTTATACGCTGGCACGTTTGTATATAAATAGGGTTTTCTTTACAAATAATAATATTTTTATTTTTTAAAAACCTTTCTTCTGAATAAAAACTAAAAATTATTTTAATTTCATTTGTTCAACCCAAACATTAGGAATATTGTTGTAGTGATCGCGAATTCTATCTTCAATATGTTTTACACTCCATACTGCACATCTATCTAACTTCTTACATTCTTCTTTTTTTGCAGGACGAATATGACCACCAAGATATATTTCAAATTTATCCGGATTTAGTTCATTTTGAATGAATCTTGGGACAGGCTCGGAGAACTTTACTGGTAAAGTAATCTTTCCGATTTTTGTCCATCTACCGTCTAGCACGGCATCATTATTAGCAGCTACTCGAAATAAAATTGGTAACTCGACAATTTCATTAACACTTAAATCACCGAATGATTTTGAGTCAAAAAATACAATATCTGTTTCATGAAGAATAAGGCCATATATGTAAAAGTTATCTACAGGAACTTTAATAATTGATCCGACTGTTCTTCTTTGTTTCTTATTCATAATCAATCAAATCTTTTTAATTTATTTATTTATTTAAATTTTAAACGTGCTTGCGTATAACGAACTAGCTAACCGACGTAGGCTGGCCCTGAGCCTCTGGAGGAGGCGTTAGGGATTGGCAAGACGCTTGCGTAAGCAAGAGGAGTGCCAAAAGCCTATGTGCCGAAGGCCGAGCGAGGGCGAAGACCCGAAGCGAAGTGGTTAGCGTATGTTAGCCGAAGTAGCGAATCCTTTAAGGAAAAATTGTTTATAAATTTACTTTCTCTGAGATTTTAATCAATCCCTGAGCATCCGATTTTATAATAATAATGAATTTGTTTCGAACATCAATAAGCATACAAAATTTATTTAAAGCACCACCTTTCCAGTTTCCAATTGTAAGCGTTGAATCTAAGTTTTCTTGGATTCCCAAGCCATCAAGAGATTGATTTACAAAATTTCCAAGACTAAAAATTGCCATATTCGAAACTAGCCCCGACCCATTCTTACAATTTCCCCAAATACATCTCGATTCTAATAAATCTCCAAAATCAATGACCTTTGAAGTGCCGTCTTTATTGAAATACTGGGCAACAGGAGAAAAGCTTCGATTATTAGAATCTATTACATATTTTACTTCTACTTTTTTATTCATATTTTCTTGAAGACCGAACGCATAGTCCCCTGATTTATAAATATTTATATAAAGTATAATATTTTTATTTTCAGCGGGTACAGTAATAGAAGTATAGTCTCTATTTTTTCTAATATTATAATCAGAATTTGTTTCTCCATATAACTGAGATGTACAAATTATCAAAATAGACAATACAAACTTACACAATTTCATAAGTGTTCTTTAAACCATGAAAAATATCGGAAAGAACGAGTTTTCAATTTAAACAATTCTATTGTGATCGCTATTTCGGCTAACGAACTAGACTTACCGAAGTCCTCCGACCCTGAGTCCCAGCGGGACGTTAGGGACTGGCATGTAGCTTGCGTAAGCAAGGCGAATGCCAGGAGGAGGATTTGCCGCAGGCCGAGCGAGGGCTTGTCCCGAAGCGAAGCGGTAAGTCGCTGTTATGCGACGTGGTATAATTCAAATTATTCACTTATTTTTTCATTAAACTTATTTGAATAATTGGAGAAAATGTTATTTTTGTCGATTTTTTCATCAATATAATATGAATCGAAAACTTCAATTACTTTGTCATGTGAAGATTGTTCGGAACAATATTCATGATATTTGGAACGATCATATATCGTTTTATTATTTATAATGTAATAAGTTCCTTTTGAATCGGACATTCTTTTTAAGTTGAAAGGTTTTTTCAGGTGATCCAAAACGATTTTATCACCGATTCTTTCTAAATTGCTTAAGAATGTAATCCTACAATGGTTATTTTTTCCATTATAGCCGGCATATTTGATTGCCGAGGAAAATTGAAATTCATTCTTGTCTTGCTTCCACTTACCAATTCTTATAGTTGAGCATGGAGTTCTATCTTCTGGTTGATAATCCATGTGATCATCTATTTCAATATAAAAATCACCGACTAAATACAGATCTCCAGGTGGAATAAAGCAGCTACCACCACAAGGAAAATTGCAAATATCGACAACACCTCTAAGTTTGTGAAGACTTCCAGAAGCTATTTCGAAATATTTACTAAATATATATCCATTAGTTACT contains the following coding sequences:
- a CDS encoding RDD family protein, whose product is MNVENSPKVNILIRRWASNWIDFLFIFGIMYFTQLLIGKKLYEIISPILLLIIILYFPVLEGLLGYTPGKFLFKLRIVDSNLKPPGVIPASIRTLLRIFENNPVFLGGIPAGIVYLFSRNRRRIGDILARTFVLTTDEITEIKSKHDENENAELTSKEQLLIWVGFALSFSAVTLSSLLLYLEGNSLIIYTIVPFIQLYPIGIITGLFFIITKFVFKKENLIYSFLFSTIIILIYGILNLLKKYLYT
- a CDS encoding Imm26 family immunity protein, which codes for MNKKQRRTVGSIIKVPVDNFYIYGLILHETDIVFFDSKSFGDLSVNEIVELPILFRVAANNDAVLDGRWTKIGKITLPVKFSEPVPRFIQNELNPDKFEIYLGGHIRPAKKEECKKLDRCAVWSVKHIEDRIRDHYNNIPNVWVEQMKLK
- a CDS encoding SH3 domain-containing protein, which translates into the protein MNKKYISIIILFLILNCKNHERLKSEKEEFAIVTASILNSRKNPDLKSDIVGKYPFGSPILINYKDSFEDTVDGEKGKWIKEKVTNGYIFSKYFEIASGSLHKLRGVVDICNFPCGGSCFIPPGDLYLVGDFYIEIDDHMDYQPEDRTPCSTIRIGKWKQDKNEFQFSSAIKYAGYNGKNNHCRITFLSNLERIGDKIVLDHLKKPFNLKRMSDSKGTYYIINNKTIYDRSKYHEYCSEQSSHDKVIEVFDSYYIDEKIDKNNIFSNYSNKFNEKISE